The proteins below are encoded in one region of Sulfolobus sp. A20:
- a CDS encoding DUF917 domain-containing protein has product METYYVRASDVNNLVTGAAFLGTGGGGDPYIGGLMLKKAIERRGPVEVIRSIKGSNAHIVGSAMMGAPIVMIEKVPSGDEAHKALKMYSELTGRKVEYITPLEIGGVNSTIPLIVASTLGLPVLDGDGMGRAFPELQMTTFYFYGVDPSPVVVLDERGNVSVVEGIDGVWAEKIARVITLRYGGAAYISLYGTTLDMYNKTAVLNTLSLALNIGELLNQSKFNEVLDYLKARILFKGKVVDVIRRIEKGFSRGFVIIEGMEEYSNRSLKIDFQNEFLVATLKNNVLVTVPDLITVLDVFTFKPITTDRIKYGQKVLVVGIPAHERLRTKEALKYIGPRAFGYSIDYNPIEKREELTWL; this is encoded by the coding sequence ATGGAAACATACTATGTAAGAGCTTCGGACGTAAATAATTTAGTGACTGGCGCTGCTTTCTTAGGTACTGGCGGGGGAGGAGATCCTTATATAGGGGGTTTAATGCTTAAGAAAGCCATAGAGAGAAGGGGACCAGTAGAAGTGATAAGAAGTATCAAAGGTAGTAACGCCCATATAGTAGGAAGTGCAATGATGGGTGCTCCAATAGTTATGATCGAGAAGGTACCAAGTGGAGATGAGGCTCATAAAGCACTTAAAATGTACTCAGAACTTACCGGTAGAAAAGTTGAATACATTACTCCTCTGGAAATAGGTGGAGTGAATTCAACTATCCCTCTTATAGTTGCTTCAACTTTAGGTTTACCAGTGTTGGATGGAGATGGAATGGGAAGAGCGTTTCCAGAACTCCAGATGACTACGTTTTATTTTTACGGAGTAGATCCATCACCGGTAGTAGTTCTGGATGAAAGGGGAAACGTTTCAGTAGTTGAAGGAATAGACGGTGTATGGGCTGAAAAGATAGCCAGAGTGATAACTCTGAGATATGGTGGGGCAGCATACATATCCCTTTATGGAACCACATTAGACATGTATAATAAAACAGCAGTCTTAAATACCTTATCATTAGCGCTAAATATAGGGGAATTGTTAAATCAGTCTAAGTTTAATGAAGTATTAGATTACTTAAAGGCTAGAATATTATTTAAGGGAAAAGTCGTTGACGTTATTAGAAGAATAGAGAAAGGATTTTCGAGAGGTTTTGTCATAATAGAAGGAATGGAGGAGTACTCTAATAGATCCTTAAAAATAGATTTTCAAAATGAGTTCTTAGTTGCAACTCTTAAAAACAATGTGTTAGTTACAGTTCCAGATCTAATAACAGTCTTAGATGTGTTCACCTTTAAGCCAATAACAACTGATAGGATCAAATACGGTCAAAAGGTCTTAGTTGTGGGAATCCCGGCTCACGAAAGGCTAAGAACAAAAGAGGCATTAAAATATATAGGACCGAGAGCTTTTGGATATAGTATAGATTATAATCCAATAGAGAAGAGGGAGGAATTAACATGGCTATAA
- a CDS encoding sn-glycerol-1-phosphate dehydrogenase: MIELKKISSNLVAGIGSLNKIDQYLETLKYPKSVLILTGENTYKIAGKVVYDKLNASGYKVNIKIIDIKGNLEEVKQLTSHVKENFPHELLVAVGGGSIADIAKYISNETNSLLAIIPTTLSSDAFSTGYSVFWNGSQKQAIKTKAPNLIIGDYNVLKNQPKRFIAAGVGDMISKLTAIPDWRLAFWLAEEPYNDFAAKIAISETKLLINRIDDISNANYIGISTLFQAEVLDGYLMEISGTTRVAAGAEHLISFALENISEKGLHGEYCGIGTIIVSYLQRGYNYSKRVRKLLEKVNAPVTADQLGLNKSQLVKAITIANKMRNWYTILSYGISEASAERLLRYTHII; the protein is encoded by the coding sequence ATGATCGAATTAAAAAAGATCTCCTCTAATTTGGTAGCGGGCATAGGTTCTTTAAATAAGATAGATCAGTACTTAGAGACTCTTAAATATCCTAAATCCGTTCTAATTCTCACTGGAGAAAATACATACAAGATAGCTGGAAAGGTGGTATATGATAAATTGAATGCTAGTGGATATAAAGTAAATATAAAAATAATAGATATAAAGGGGAATCTAGAAGAAGTTAAACAACTGACCTCTCACGTTAAAGAGAACTTTCCACACGAATTATTAGTAGCTGTTGGTGGAGGGAGTATAGCTGATATAGCTAAATATATATCAAACGAAACCAATTCATTATTAGCGATTATACCTACAACTTTATCTAGTGATGCCTTTTCTACAGGCTACAGTGTTTTCTGGAACGGAAGCCAAAAACAGGCAATAAAGACGAAGGCTCCTAATCTAATAATTGGGGATTATAATGTACTTAAAAATCAACCAAAAAGGTTTATTGCAGCAGGTGTAGGAGACATGATTTCCAAATTGACTGCAATACCAGACTGGAGATTAGCGTTTTGGCTAGCTGAAGAACCATATAACGATTTTGCAGCTAAAATAGCTATTTCAGAAACTAAACTTCTCATAAATAGAATAGACGATATAAGTAATGCAAATTACATAGGGATAAGTACATTGTTTCAAGCAGAAGTCTTAGATGGATATCTTATGGAGATCTCTGGTACAACTAGAGTAGCTGCAGGAGCTGAGCATCTGATCAGTTTCGCATTAGAAAACATTTCTGAAAAAGGTCTACATGGAGAGTATTGTGGAATAGGAACAATAATTGTAAGTTATTTACAACGTGGATATAATTATTCTAAAAGGGTGAGAAAACTTTTGGAAAAAGTTAATGCCCCAGTAACAGCGGATCAGTTAGGTTTAAATAAATCACAATTAGTTAAGGCAATTACTATCGCTAATAAGATGAGGAATTGGTACACGATACTGAGTTATGGTATAAGTGAGGCGTCTGCAGAAAGGCTATTAAGATATACTCATATAATTTAA
- a CDS encoding hydantoinase B/oxoprolinase family protein: MDQFTLEIIKNGLIVASEEMFYAFSRTARNPVIYEVLDFAVGITDKYGRGLVVQAPGVPGFSGVLDFTIRDVMAKWRDEIKPGDIIATNIPYDGGTHLNDVALIMPMFYKDILLGFVVNKGHWSEIGGMHFGSWTSDATEIYQEGLQLPSIKLFVEGKPNRDVIDIIKANSRMPDATLGDMEAQIASMRVAYKRVERLVTKYGIDNVLTAMDKLIEDGERLSKLRLKELPKGVYEAEDYIDDDGMSDNPVYVKVKVTITEDKFIADFTGSSKQVRGPINSPLPATVSAVREIYMAVTDPHAPPNAGYFKPLEVIAPEGSIFNPKRPAPTSTYWESMSYATDLVWKALAPHVNGRLPAGHFLSILATILGGMKEDGEPFAIVEPQPGGWGASNNSDGESGLVASGDGETYIASAEVYEKRMPILVDRLELNVSDGTGHGKYRGGFGIVKDYVVMCEEAYFTVSIGRSKYTTWGVEGGMNGTPNYCMIFKRGEESRRVRKVASLLLRKGDKVSLRSGGGGGWGNPAERDPYLVLNDVLNEYISVEDAEKIYKVKIKEVNGNYEIDWDETKKIRINK; this comes from the coding sequence ATGGATCAGTTTACTTTAGAAATAATTAAGAACGGATTAATAGTAGCTTCTGAGGAAATGTTTTACGCCTTCAGTAGGACTGCTAGAAACCCTGTGATATACGAAGTGTTAGATTTCGCCGTAGGTATAACTGATAAGTACGGTAGAGGTCTTGTAGTCCAAGCTCCGGGTGTCCCAGGATTTTCTGGAGTATTAGATTTTACTATACGAGACGTAATGGCTAAGTGGAGGGATGAAATAAAACCTGGTGATATTATAGCTACTAACATACCTTATGATGGAGGAACCCACCTAAACGACGTAGCTCTAATAATGCCGATGTTTTATAAGGATATTCTTTTAGGCTTCGTCGTTAATAAGGGACATTGGAGTGAGATAGGTGGAATGCATTTCGGGAGTTGGACATCAGATGCTACTGAAATATATCAAGAAGGACTTCAGTTACCTTCCATAAAACTATTCGTGGAGGGAAAACCCAACAGAGATGTAATTGATATTATAAAGGCCAATTCCAGAATGCCAGATGCTACATTAGGGGATATGGAAGCACAGATAGCATCTATGAGAGTAGCGTATAAGAGAGTTGAGAGGTTAGTTACGAAGTATGGTATTGATAACGTTTTAACGGCAATGGATAAGCTAATAGAAGATGGGGAGAGATTAAGTAAGTTAAGACTTAAGGAGCTACCTAAGGGCGTATATGAGGCAGAGGATTACATAGATGATGATGGAATGTCTGATAATCCAGTTTATGTAAAAGTAAAAGTTACAATAACTGAGGATAAATTTATAGCTGACTTCACTGGAAGTTCTAAACAAGTTAGAGGACCAATAAATTCTCCATTACCTGCAACAGTCTCTGCAGTAAGGGAAATATATATGGCAGTTACGGATCCTCATGCTCCACCTAATGCTGGGTATTTCAAACCTTTAGAAGTAATAGCCCCGGAGGGTAGTATATTTAATCCTAAGAGACCAGCTCCGACGTCAACCTATTGGGAGTCGATGTCATACGCTACAGATTTAGTATGGAAAGCGTTAGCTCCTCACGTTAATGGAAGACTCCCAGCCGGACACTTTTTATCAATTCTCGCAACCATACTAGGGGGTATGAAGGAAGATGGAGAACCTTTCGCAATTGTGGAACCACAACCAGGTGGATGGGGAGCAAGTAATAATTCCGATGGGGAGAGCGGGCTAGTAGCTAGTGGGGACGGGGAAACATATATAGCTTCAGCCGAAGTGTACGAAAAGAGGATGCCAATCTTAGTTGATAGATTAGAATTGAACGTTAGTGATGGAACTGGGCATGGAAAATACAGGGGAGGATTCGGAATAGTCAAGGATTATGTAGTGATGTGCGAAGAGGCCTACTTCACAGTTTCAATAGGAAGGTCAAAGTACACTACATGGGGAGTTGAAGGTGGAATGAACGGAACGCCAAATTATTGTATGATATTTAAGAGAGGAGAAGAGTCTAGGAGAGTGAGAAAAGTAGCCTCATTACTACTTCGTAAAGGCGATAAAGTAAGTTTAAGAAGTGGTGGGGGTGGAGGTTGGGGCAATCCAGCGGAGAGAGATCCTTATCTGGTTTTAAACGATGTTCTAAATGAGTACATTAGCGTTGAGGACGCAGAAAAAATCTATAAGGTAAAAATTAAGGAAGTTAACGGTAATTATGAGATTGATTGGGATGAAACTAAGAAGATAAGGATTAATAAGTAA
- a CDS encoding hydantoinase/oxoprolinase N-terminal domain-containing protein, whose translation MAIKIGVDIGSTHTDAVALEGRNLIYATKVETTPDLTEGLLNAITEVINNLGEKKNEIKALMIGTTHGLNAIHQAKRLNRVAVIRIGLPAGEGVPPLTEWPERLRSFVTSVYSVRGGHEYTGEEIVPLDESKIYQIASEINGKVDSVAITSIFSIVNPEHENRVKDILIKEGISVPITLSHQIGGIGLIERENATILNSLILNIFDNLIQILQSLLHKLGLENVELYFAQNDGTIASAQFIRKFPIFTVAGPVSNSIRGAHLLTGITDAIVMDVGGTTTNVGVLYKGYPRESASPVEIAGIRTNFRMPDIFTLALGGGTVIKGEEIGPESVGFMLTKRGLSWGGDTLTATDVSMVVKGIKIEGSNPELIRDRYQIEYLKKIYSKMLESWENAIDMMKTSKEDVIVIGVGGGSIMLPETLKGSSKLVIPKNAQYANAIGCTLTKVGATIERTFSYDQTSRDTAIKSLIEEAKKTAISAGAIDTTIEVREIEELQMPYLPGNAIKVSVKVVGELKI comes from the coding sequence ATGGCTATAAAAATTGGTGTAGATATAGGTAGTACGCACACTGATGCAGTAGCACTAGAAGGAAGAAATTTAATATATGCGACAAAAGTAGAAACCACACCAGATCTCACAGAGGGATTGCTTAACGCCATAACTGAGGTTATAAATAACCTTGGAGAGAAGAAAAATGAGATTAAAGCTTTAATGATAGGAACTACTCACGGATTAAATGCAATACATCAAGCTAAAAGACTAAATAGAGTAGCTGTTATAAGGATAGGTTTACCTGCTGGAGAGGGCGTACCACCTCTTACGGAATGGCCAGAAAGGCTTAGATCCTTCGTTACTAGCGTATATTCAGTAAGGGGAGGGCATGAATATACTGGAGAAGAGATAGTGCCTCTCGACGAAAGCAAAATATATCAAATAGCTAGTGAAATAAATGGGAAAGTTGATAGCGTAGCAATAACGTCAATATTTTCCATCGTTAATCCAGAGCATGAGAATAGAGTTAAGGATATTTTAATAAAGGAAGGAATAAGCGTACCAATAACGTTATCACATCAAATAGGAGGCATAGGCCTTATAGAAAGAGAAAACGCTACAATACTTAACTCATTGATCCTAAACATTTTCGATAATTTAATACAAATTTTACAATCCCTTCTGCACAAACTCGGTTTAGAAAATGTAGAGCTTTATTTTGCTCAAAACGATGGTACTATCGCTTCTGCTCAATTCATTAGAAAATTTCCAATATTTACAGTAGCGGGACCAGTTTCAAATAGCATAAGAGGAGCTCATTTGCTAACGGGAATAACAGACGCTATTGTTATGGATGTTGGAGGAACAACAACTAATGTTGGAGTTCTCTATAAGGGATATCCAAGGGAATCAGCTAGTCCAGTTGAGATAGCTGGTATAAGGACGAATTTTAGGATGCCAGACATATTCACTTTAGCACTAGGTGGAGGAACAGTCATAAAAGGAGAAGAAATAGGGCCAGAAAGCGTGGGTTTCATGCTTACTAAAAGAGGATTATCTTGGGGAGGGGATACGTTAACCGCTACTGACGTTTCGATGGTAGTTAAGGGAATCAAAATTGAAGGATCTAATCCAGAACTTATAAGGGATAGATACCAAATAGAGTACCTTAAGAAAATCTATAGTAAGATGTTAGAATCTTGGGAGAACGCCATTGACATGATGAAAACTTCTAAGGAGGACGTAATAGTAATAGGAGTAGGAGGAGGGAGCATTATGTTACCTGAAACTTTGAAAGGTTCTTCCAAACTGGTAATTCCTAAAAATGCTCAATACGCTAATGCTATTGGGTGTACCCTTACTAAAGTCGGAGCTACGATAGAGAGAACCTTCTCGTATGATCAGACCAGTAGAGATACTGCAATTAAATCATTAATAGAAGAAGCTAAGAAGACCGCGATATCTGCTGGAGCTATCGATACAACAATAGAAGTTAGGGAAATTGAGGAGTTGCAAATGCCGTATTTACCGGGTAATGCAATAAAGGTAAGTGTGAAAGTCGTAGGAGAATTAAAGATTTGA
- a CDS encoding cytosine permease has product MGGKESREVSSRFDDYSLEEVPKHSRYGFYNMFLVFASVYGAIAVIWAGGALGYGLTFSQAMMAVLGGTLVLTILGGLAAAIGSYSGLSTYVLWRFPLGRWGGKIAGFLLITVTTGIGWYAVETWLFGIVMSEIFPHNPFFSVGFAAIWGGIIMIIMTYIGYRMLSFLSYFTIPFHIWLIAIGIAIVIALKGGFSAVMSAVPTSHMSLLDGISATVGLYSAGTIISPDIARFGKTAKDASMAWVAHIIFLYPFLILGGVAMVLVTGTYLVTNAMLELGMGAGVLLIIIFGQFIINTDNLYSGSLSLVNLYPMRRELASVINGVIGTAVAAYVGFTAGSSITPFENFITILGNILPPMGGIAIADFFIVRRYLKGVKDPHERYKFKPGNAYYNLNIAGIVALGLGALVGFLVPYGIAAINALITGFLAYILIYYVFKSLGKSPEILPYTYQGGRLS; this is encoded by the coding sequence ATGGGAGGAAAGGAAAGTAGAGAGGTAAGTTCCAGGTTCGATGATTATTCCCTAGAAGAGGTACCTAAGCACTCTAGATATGGATTTTATAACATGTTCCTAGTGTTCGCTTCTGTTTACGGGGCTATCGCTGTAATATGGGCTGGAGGAGCGTTAGGATATGGTTTAACATTCAGTCAAGCAATGATGGCAGTATTAGGTGGTACTTTAGTTCTAACCATTTTAGGAGGGCTAGCTGCTGCCATAGGTTCCTATAGTGGACTTTCAACCTATGTATTATGGAGATTTCCTCTAGGTAGATGGGGAGGAAAGATTGCCGGATTTTTATTGATAACAGTAACTACTGGAATTGGGTGGTATGCTGTTGAAACGTGGTTATTCGGCATAGTTATGAGCGAAATATTTCCTCACAATCCGTTCTTTTCAGTTGGTTTCGCAGCAATTTGGGGAGGCATAATAATGATCATTATGACATATATAGGATATAGAATGTTATCGTTCTTAAGCTATTTCACTATTCCCTTCCATATATGGTTAATTGCGATAGGTATTGCTATAGTTATCGCACTAAAAGGTGGATTTTCCGCTGTCATGTCTGCTGTACCAACCTCACACATGAGTTTATTAGATGGAATATCAGCCACTGTAGGATTATATAGCGCGGGAACTATAATATCTCCAGACATAGCTAGGTTTGGTAAAACCGCAAAAGATGCTAGTATGGCGTGGGTAGCTCATATTATTTTCCTATATCCGTTCTTGATATTAGGTGGAGTAGCAATGGTTCTGGTAACTGGTACATATTTAGTTACTAACGCTATGTTGGAGTTAGGTATGGGAGCTGGAGTCTTGCTAATTATAATATTTGGTCAATTCATAATAAATACGGATAACTTGTATAGTGGATCATTATCTCTTGTTAACTTATATCCAATGAGAAGAGAGTTAGCATCAGTAATTAATGGCGTAATAGGAACTGCTGTAGCAGCATACGTAGGATTCACTGCAGGTTCGTCTATAACTCCTTTCGAGAATTTCATAACTATATTAGGAAACATTCTTCCACCTATGGGAGGTATAGCTATTGCTGACTTCTTCATCGTAAGAAGGTACTTAAAAGGAGTTAAAGACCCACATGAGAGGTATAAGTTTAAGCCTGGGAACGCTTACTATAATCTTAATATTGCTGGTATAGTAGCATTAGGATTAGGTGCACTAGTAGGATTTTTAGTTCCCTATGGTATAGCTGCAATAAACGCGTTAATAACTGGTTTCCTAGCATATATTTTAATATACTACGTTTTTAAGTCACTAGGAAAAAGTCCAGAGATCTTACCATACACTTATCAAGGTGGTAGATTATCATGA
- a CDS encoding hydantoinase/oxoprolinase family protein: MIRIGIDIGGAFTDLVYYDQSKDEFEWIKVETTTQDPSIGVIRAVEESKVDLKNAMEIIHGQTLAINTIIERKGAKVGLITTKGFRDILEIQRANRRDMYNFKYRKPEPFVPRYLRREVSERITSSGEIITPLNIEELKIVADYLIKKGVESIAISFINSYVNPTHELKAKEVLKEIIGDNAFITLSHEITREWGEYERTNTAVLNAYIKPKMSNYLKKLKTEIDKRGFKGKYYSMLSNGGMATFDFAMDFPITTLESGPVAGIIGAIAIGELAHERNIIGLDGGSTTTKASLVENLMPNIITDYYIERNAYSPGYPVKVPTIDIVEVGNGGTSIAWIDEIDNLKVGPKAAGSYPGPAAYGRGGTEPTVTDAYIVTGLLNPSELLGGKLKVMKELAEKVISKIADHYKISVDEAAEGILKLANNNAVNVIRLVSVQRGYDPRDFALIAYGGSGPMFAPFIAEELDIKKVIVPFVPPGVFSAWGMLVADIRHDLVKTELVRIDKEDAIDKINSIFDELEKKILQVFASEGFNINDVVMFREAEMRYYGQSHTVKVNVMNGELGDKEIKEIVNKFHLQHEATYSFKSDSPIEIVNFRVYGIIKARKVPLLKRKLNGNSVKETTRNVFINGRYEEFKVYDKSTLPTRYKVPGPAVLEDPTSTIIILKGQRGEIDEYGNVIITR, from the coding sequence ATGATAAGAATTGGAATAGACATAGGTGGCGCGTTCACAGACTTAGTATACTATGATCAGAGCAAGGACGAATTCGAGTGGATAAAGGTAGAAACTACTACTCAAGATCCTTCCATAGGCGTAATAAGAGCAGTAGAAGAATCTAAAGTTGATTTGAAAAATGCTATGGAGATAATTCACGGTCAGACCTTAGCTATAAACACTATAATAGAAAGAAAAGGTGCTAAAGTAGGACTTATTACTACCAAGGGATTTAGAGATATTCTTGAAATACAAAGGGCGAATAGGAGAGACATGTATAATTTCAAGTATAGGAAACCAGAACCATTCGTTCCAAGATATTTAAGAAGAGAAGTGAGTGAAAGGATAACATCGTCTGGGGAGATAATAACTCCTTTAAACATTGAAGAATTGAAAATAGTAGCTGATTACCTTATAAAAAAAGGTGTGGAATCCATTGCGATATCCTTCATCAACTCATATGTTAATCCTACTCATGAATTGAAAGCTAAGGAAGTATTAAAAGAAATTATAGGGGATAATGCGTTTATTACTCTTTCTCACGAGATTACCAGGGAATGGGGAGAATACGAGAGGACTAATACAGCAGTGCTTAACGCCTACATTAAGCCTAAGATGAGCAATTATCTAAAAAAACTTAAAACAGAGATAGATAAAAGAGGGTTTAAAGGTAAATACTACTCTATGCTCTCTAATGGTGGGATGGCGACCTTCGATTTCGCTATGGACTTTCCTATTACCACATTAGAGTCCGGTCCAGTAGCAGGTATAATAGGGGCTATTGCAATAGGGGAATTGGCTCATGAGAGAAACATTATAGGATTAGATGGGGGAAGTACTACTACTAAGGCTAGTCTCGTGGAGAACTTAATGCCCAATATTATAACTGATTATTATATTGAAAGAAATGCATATTCACCAGGTTATCCCGTGAAAGTTCCTACAATAGATATTGTAGAGGTAGGAAATGGAGGTACAAGTATCGCATGGATCGACGAGATAGATAATCTCAAAGTAGGACCTAAGGCTGCTGGTTCATACCCTGGACCAGCTGCTTACGGTAGAGGAGGAACTGAGCCAACTGTCACTGACGCATATATTGTTACTGGGTTACTTAATCCTAGTGAGCTATTAGGAGGAAAATTGAAAGTAATGAAAGAATTGGCAGAGAAGGTAATAAGCAAGATAGCTGATCATTATAAAATTTCAGTAGATGAAGCGGCTGAAGGCATATTAAAGTTGGCGAATAACAACGCGGTAAACGTAATAAGATTAGTTTCTGTTCAAAGAGGATACGACCCTAGAGACTTTGCTTTAATAGCATATGGAGGTTCTGGACCAATGTTCGCTCCTTTCATAGCTGAAGAATTAGACATAAAGAAAGTTATAGTTCCTTTTGTACCGCCTGGTGTGTTTTCTGCATGGGGAATGTTAGTAGCCGATATTAGGCATGACTTAGTTAAAACTGAATTGGTGAGGATAGATAAAGAAGATGCCATTGATAAAATTAATAGTATATTTGATGAATTAGAGAAAAAGATTTTACAAGTCTTTGCCTCAGAGGGATTTAATATAAATGACGTTGTGATGTTTAGAGAGGCAGAGATGAGATACTATGGACAGTCACATACAGTTAAGGTTAATGTTATGAATGGGGAGTTAGGAGATAAGGAAATTAAGGAAATAGTAAATAAATTCCACTTGCAACATGAAGCAACTTATTCCTTTAAGTCAGATAGTCCTATAGAGATTGTTAATTTCCGTGTATATGGAATAATTAAAGCAAGAAAGGTTCCGTTATTAAAGCGTAAGCTAAATGGTAATAGTGTTAAGGAAACTACCAGAAACGTATTCATAAATGGCAGATATGAGGAGTTCAAAGTCTACGATAAATCTACGTTGCCTACAAGGTATAAAGTTCCCGGTCCTGCTGTATTAGAGGATCCAACGTCAACGATAATAATACTTAAGGGGCAAAGAGGAGAAATAGACGAATATGGTAATGTAATAATTACGAGGTGA
- a CDS encoding DUF917 domain-containing protein: MYKVSERDIYYLAIGSSVLGSGGGGNPFLGYEILKTKMKELNRHELYYEQGIADNDFIIGVGGMGSPWVGIEKIPAGTEYFKAYECLSKFLKREASKITSIEIGGINSVVPFIASLLANKPLVDGDLEGRAFPELYMTTSHFYGINATPMCIVDERGNQVILDSVDNYYAEKIARSITVRFGGRGYIAIYPMNGESYIKSAILGSISLSIDIGKILNTEGLDSMLDFVKGRILFHGKVVDVRRINLPGFNSAIVTIEGLEEYKDYMAKLYVKNEYLLFEVNNNIISIAPNIINLVDYKNKIITSDMIKYGIRVRVIGIPVSSKWREVGGEEVISKSILNEYKKLSNL; encoded by the coding sequence ATGTATAAGGTTTCTGAAAGAGATATATATTATTTAGCAATTGGTAGTTCAGTTTTAGGTTCTGGAGGAGGAGGTAATCCGTTTCTGGGATATGAAATATTAAAGACAAAAATGAAAGAACTCAATAGACACGAGCTATATTATGAACAGGGAATAGCTGACAACGATTTCATTATTGGAGTAGGAGGTATGGGATCTCCATGGGTAGGTATAGAAAAAATACCAGCTGGGACAGAATATTTTAAAGCTTACGAGTGTTTATCTAAATTTCTCAAAAGGGAAGCGTCCAAGATTACATCAATAGAGATAGGTGGTATAAACTCTGTAGTACCTTTTATAGCTTCATTATTAGCCAATAAGCCTTTAGTTGATGGAGATTTAGAGGGAAGAGCTTTTCCGGAACTTTACATGACTACTTCGCACTTTTACGGTATCAATGCCACGCCAATGTGTATAGTTGATGAGAGGGGTAATCAAGTAATTTTGGACTCAGTTGATAACTATTATGCTGAAAAAATCGCTAGAAGCATAACTGTTAGGTTTGGAGGAAGAGGTTATATTGCAATTTATCCTATGAACGGAGAGAGTTATATTAAGAGTGCAATATTAGGAAGTATTTCGTTGAGCATAGATATTGGCAAAATATTGAATACAGAAGGATTGGATTCCATGTTAGATTTCGTCAAAGGTAGAATACTCTTTCACGGGAAAGTTGTCGATGTGAGAAGAATTAATCTACCAGGTTTCAACTCAGCTATAGTAACGATTGAAGGTTTAGAGGAGTATAAAGACTATATGGCTAAGTTATATGTTAAGAATGAATACTTATTGTTTGAAGTCAATAATAACATTATTTCAATTGCACCAAATATAATAAATCTAGTGGATTACAAAAATAAGATAATTACATCAGATATGATTAAATATGGTATTAGGGTTAGAGTTATCGGAATTCCAGTTTCATCAAAATGGAGAGAGGTAGGTGGTGAAGAGGTAATTTCAAAAAGTATATTAAACGAATATAAAAAATTGTCAAATCTTTAA
- a CDS encoding Lrp/AsnC family transcriptional regulator, translating into MAKKWEDILSKYLDEKDIKILKILNKNANISDAKIAREIGLSKTTVRMRRLRLENKQILRVVGVIVLQNLGVPYADILVKLKNVKELRENYIKSLISNELIYEITEYVGEWDLLVRVFHSDPVQLKGEILTIINHDAVMDYKINFAIRSHKAWGATILQ; encoded by the coding sequence ATGGCAAAGAAATGGGAGGATATCCTTTCTAAATATCTTGACGAAAAGGATATCAAGATTTTGAAAATATTAAATAAGAACGCTAACATATCAGATGCTAAGATTGCTAGAGAAATAGGATTATCAAAAACTACTGTTAGAATGAGGAGGCTAAGATTGGAAAATAAGCAAATCTTAAGAGTGGTAGGAGTTATAGTTCTTCAAAATTTAGGTGTGCCTTATGCTGACATACTCGTGAAACTAAAGAATGTGAAGGAACTAAGAGAAAACTACATTAAGTCTTTGATTTCCAATGAACTAATTTACGAAATAACTGAATATGTAGGGGAGTGGGATCTTCTGGTGAGAGTTTTTCATTCCGATCCAGTTCAGTTAAAGGGGGAGATTTTAACTATAATCAACCACGATGCTGTTATGGATTATAAGATAAATTTTGCTATAAGATCCCATAAGGCGTGGGGTGCTACGATTTTACAGTAA